In Thermofilum pendens Hrk 5, the sequence CGGTACTCTATAGCGTTCTGCCCTATCGGGCTGAACTTGTTCAGCACGCTGGGAGTCACGTACTCGTCGATCGGCTCGAGGAGGCCGGCCTCTGCAAACTTACCTATCCAGTCGTGAGCCCATATGAAGAGGTCTGGGCCCTGCCCAGCCGGGATGGCCGTTTTGAGGGAGGTCTCGAGGTCCGCTTTCTGCTCAAGCTTCACGGTGATCTCCGGGTGTTGAACGTGGAAGTCCGCGATGACGTCTTCGAGCGTCTTAACTTCCTCTGGACCCATGGCGTGCCAGATAACGATCGTTACGTTCCGTTTAGGAGCGGAGGGTTTCTGCGTTAGTAGCATGGCGGCTACTCCCAGTACAACGAGGACTAGAACAACTGCTGCTACTATTGTCAGGGTCTTCTTAGAGGCTTGTTTTTGTTGTTTTTCCGTCATCGAGTATTACTCCTGCAAATTCCTACATTTATACTTTTCGCAATAATTAAACATACCTTTTAAAGAAAAAACTTACCCGTTAGCAGTGACGGACACTCTTCCTATCCCGTCCGAGGGAGTAGTGTAAGCATGGTTGCTTCCAGGCTCCCAGACCCCGGTACCGCCTAGCGGAGCCTTCAAGAACTTGAACTCTATGTACGTATTCGCCGGGACACTGGCGACGACGAACCAGTTAGGCCACGCTGGGCAAAGCATGGGTCCCACAGCCCTCGTAGTTGCGGGGCTCCAGTTGCTTAGCTCTGGGACGCTACCGGTTAGCCACAGGAACTCTCCAGGCACTGTCTCCAGGGTTGTTCCCTTGGTGTTCTGCACCTCGAATATAACGGGGATTTGTCTACCCGAGAGGTACTGGAAAGCTATCCCGTTCGACGTCGCCCCGTCGGCTCTTTTAACAATCACCGTTACGTGGTTGTCGTTGAGAGGAGTTGTTACCCCTGAGGGAACTATGAACTCTATGCTTTTATCACTCCAGTACGTAACTGTAGCGCTCCACGTGCTCTGCCCGTTCGTTATCAGGACTTGTCCCGGCTGGCTACCGAACCCTTCCCCGCTGATCACGACTACGTTCCCAGCCCTGCCCATCGTCGGGTCTATGGCTCCTACCCATGGACCGCTCGGTACTGCTTTGTACTGCCACACGGAAACGGAGCCGGGGGGCAAGGTTACCGAGAACTTACCGCCTACGACTTTGATGCTTGTCCCGTTGATAAGCCCTCCTAGATAGTCGCTGTACACCCCGTCGGGGAGGGAAGTGTAAACATTGGAAACGGCAACCGGGGAGTTTAGGTTCCGGTTTATGGCTACGAGGACCACGTTTCCGAAGAACTTTCTCTCAAAGATGTACACGTCGCTACTCACGTACCGCGTGGTTACCAAGCCGTAGGCTAGAGCGGTATTAGCGCGCCTTAACTGTGCCAAGGCTTTTATCAACTTGAACGCCGTGGTCGTAGTGTCCCAGGATGTCATCATAGGCCTGTTGTAAGGATCTCCCCCAACCTGCCCGAACTCGTTCGTTGCGTCGTAGTGTAGGTACTGCTCGTCCCCGTAGTATATCACCGGGATGCCGGGGGCGGTCATCACGAATGCTAGCACCTGGTGGAACCTCGTGATACTCTTGCTCAGCGAGAGGAACCTCGGCACGTCGTGGCTGTCTATAAAGTTAACCAGCTTGTTTTGCCACATAAAGTTACTCGTATACTTCTTGACCGCGTTGTCCAAGTCGTACATGGTCTTTGTGTCGTAGGCGAATACGTCTACTAGGACCTGCTGAAGCGGTATGTTGATAACGCTGATCCCGCTGTCGTTCGCGAACTTAACCATGTCCCAGTACATCTCGTCGTTAAAGCTTTGGTACCACTCTCCGAACATGAAGACGTTTTTTATCGCGTACACGTAGTCGGCGTACGTCTTCAGCCAGCCCGGCTCCACGTGTTTAACGGCGTCCAGCCGTATCCCCCCGATACCGGCCTTCAGGTACAAAGCCGTAGATTCCTTGAGGTATCTATCCACCCAAGGGTTCAGCTGGTTAAAGTCAGCCAGGTTGAACAGGTTCTTGTACCTAACCTCCCACCTGTCGTTCCAGTTCGTAATCCCCCCATTGTGGTTGTATATATTCGAGAGACTACGAGTTATTGGGTCAACCGTAGCGTATTTTGCATCCGTTGGATAGTCGGTGACGAACGTACCGTTATCGTATAGTGCTCCGTATTCGCCGGCATCGCTTGGGTTGCTGTGGTTTACAACGAAATCGATAATTACCGTGATGTTGTACTTCCTGGCTTCCTGTATGAGTTTGTAGAAAGTGCTCCAGGAACCGAAGTGTTCCTCTATTACTTTAAAGTCCTTAGGCCAATAGCCGTGATACCCTGCCTGCAGGCCGCTACTAGTGTTTATAGCGACGTCTATATTGTCGAAGACAGGCGATATCCATATAGCGGTAACTCCGAGTTCATAGAGGTACGGTAGTTTCGCTATTATACCATCGATATCGCCGCCCCAGTACAGCCTCCAGTTAGTCTTGGTGGGGTCGTAGAGACCCGGGCTTTTCGCAGGGTTGTTGTTCGACGTGTTCCCGTCGTAGAACCTATCGATGACGATTTGGTAGATAACCCACGTCTGGGGATCCCCCGTCGGGTAGGAGGGGCTGGGTCCCGCTGTTGCTTGAGAGGTCCCAATCAGTACTCCTAGTAGGAGAAGTATTGCCAAAATTGCGGCGATTTTTCTGCTTCTCACGGATTTGCTTCGAAAGTTTTTATTTATAAATTTTTCTGATCTAATTTAAATTATTAACGTGCGGGTAATTAGGGCCTCAGGGCTTCTTTTATGCTTGGTGGTTCCCGGCTCAGCAGGTTCTTGCCTTTCAGGATCGTTTCCTCGTATGTAGGCTTCTCCGCCTTGTAGAAGATGCCAATCGGTATTCTTCCGCTGTCGTCTACCCCGTAGTTCCACTCCTCGGCTTTCCTCATTGCCGCCTCGTAGCTCGTGTAGTCGTGGCCGGCTTCCTGGAGGTCGTAGACCCTGGCGTTGTAGTACTTGTACGTATCGAAGAACGTCACGCAGGGTTGGAGCACGTCTATCACCGCGAAACCCCTGTGCATAATAGCCTGCTTTATGAGTCCCTTTAAGTGGTCCGGTCTCGCCGAGTAGCCCCTAGCGACGAAAGAGGCGCCGCTAGCCAGGAGGAGCTTCACGGGGTTTAAGGGGTCTTCGACAGAGCCTTTGGGCGTCGACCTACCCGGGAAGCCTTTAGGAGACGTAGGTGTGTACTGACCTGTCGTTAGCCCGTAGACTCTGTTGTCGTGTACTATCACCTTTATCCCGATGTTCCTTTTAGCGGCAAATACTAGGTGTTCTAGCCCCTCTCCGTAGGCGTCTCCGTCGCCTACAAAGACTACTACCTGGAGCCTTGGGTTCGCGATTTTTATCCCCGTTGCTACGGTTATCGCTCTCCCGTGTAGCGACCGGAAGGAGTTGAGGTTTATGTAGTCTACAATCTTGTCGTGGCAACCTATACCGGCTACCACGACTATGTCCTCTCTATTCACTACCCCTTCGTTTATCAGCTCGGCGAACGCAGTTTTAGCCGCCCTCTCTATCCCGAAGTTCCCGCAACCGGGGCACCAGGTGTTCTTGGCGTACGTTCCCAAGTCTTTCAGGCTTACGAGGAGTTTCACGCCGCACCACCCCTCAGTAGGCGCTCCTCCAGTTCCTCTACGGAGAAAGGCCTGCCGTTGTACTTCAGTATCCTGCCGTCAACCCTGAAGCCGTTGTAGCTGAGCCACGTAGCCAGCTGGCCCGTAGAGTTCACTTCGACGCTTACGATCCTCCTCCCGGGATCTATAAGTTTCTTCAGCTCCCAGGTCGGGAGAGGGTACAGGCAGAGTGGTTGCACGACGTAGAGGCCGAGCCTCTCAGCTACCTCGACTACTACACCCTTCGTGGAGCCCCAGGTGACCAGGACGGTCTCGCTTCCCTCGTTGCCGTAAGTCTTTACACAAGGCTTTTCCCTCAGCTCCGACTCGATGGCCTTCATTTTCCTAAGCCTTTTCTCGTGGCCCCTGGCCACGAGAACCGGGTCTTCCGTCGTTAAGCCGTACTCGTCGTGCTCGTAGCTGTTAGCCTTCACGATAGCCCCCGGTGTTCCGGGGAAGGCCAGCGGGGAGACTCCGTCCTCGGTGAAGAGGTACCTCTTGTACTCCCCCGTACCGTCCCAAAGCTTCTCCTGCTCCACCTTGACTGAACCCTCGTCTACGATAGCCGTGTACACGCTCTCGCTGAGGTGCTTGTCGCTCAGCACGATTACGGGGACCTGGAACTTCCAGGCTAGGTTCATCGCCTCTCCAGATAGCTGGAAGGCTTCGTCCGCGTCGCCTGGGGCTAGGACCACCCTTGGAAACTCCCCGTGCCCGGCGAAAATCGCGAAGAACAGGTCGCCTTGCTCCGTATACGTCGGGACTCCGGTCGCCGGACCGGGCCTCTGGGCTAGGAAGATCACTACGGGTATCTCCGCCTGGCCGGCGAGGCTTAAGTGTTCAACCATCAAGGCGAAGCCCCCGCCAGACGTGCCCACCGCTACTCTCGCACCCGCGTAGGCCGCCCCCTCGGCTATGCCTATAACGGCGATCTCATTCTCCGGGTGGATCACCACGATCCCGAACTTGTCCTCGTTCGCGGCGAGGTAGTGCAGGATACTGGAGGACGGCGTCATAGGATATGCTACGTAGAGCTTCATCCCGGCCTTAACCGCTCCGAGAGACAGCGCCTCGTTACCAGTTACAAGGTAGCCCGGCGGGCTTCCGAGAACATCCAACTTGAACATACCCGCGTACTTCCCGGTCGACGCGTAACCCTCCCTCGCCAGCTCCAAGTTTTCTTCAACGTTCCTGCTGATAGCCCTTCGGACAACGCTTTCAACGAGCGAGAACTCTACTCCCAGCATTGACGCCAAAGCCCCTACAGCGACGCTGTTCCTCATAATTAGCGGAAGCCCCCTTCTCTTCGCCATCTCCGCCATCGGTATCCCCAGGCCCTCCGCCTTGACGCTACCCGAGTCGAACACTACGAGGGAACGTTCACCCAGCCTCCAGCTGTGCTTCTCCACGCTCTCCTGGTTCAGCGCCACTAAGATTTCTACCCTGTCTCTGTGGGCCTGCACCTTCCTACGGGAAGCCCGCACAATCGCGAAGTTGTGACCTCCCCTTATCAGGGACTGGTAATCGTCGTAGACAAAGGTCCAGTAGCCCATCTTGTTGAAGAGATTCGCTATAATCACGCCCGTCTGCCTGATGCCGTCTCCAGCTTGCCCTCCAATAAGCACCGATAGCTCTTCAACCATCGAACAGAGTTTCCAGAGGAATCTAATAAACTTTCCTTTTTAATAAATTTTGGTGAAACTATTCCCCAAATCTCTTTGAATAAACGAGCCAAAAAAGGCTCTATGACAACGGCATAGAAAAGTTAATCTAGCCTTTTGGGCGCCAACTAACCGCCGGTGGAAACATGCAAGAGAAAAAGTACAAGAAGTACAGGTGCACCGTGTGCGGCTATGTGTACTCTCCGGAGCTAGGAGACCCCGATTCCAACATACCTCCAGGAACACCTTTCGAGGAACTCCCGGAGAACTGGGTTTGCCCGGTCTGCGGCGCAACAAAGGATTTATTCGAGCCTGTGGAGTAGCTGCCTCGACGTCTTAGCGGTCTCCGGCGACTACGCTGGAGAACGGTCCTAGAAGCTTTTCTTTGACGCTTCCCGAGCGGAAGAGCACGCTCTGCGCGGGCTCTTCGAGTACGGCTTCGCTTTCGGAGTAGTTTATGGCGACGAGGATGCTTTCGTCGCCGAGTCTCCTCCTGTACACGAGTAGCCCTCCCTCGAATCTCACCGGCTCGAATGCCCCTCTCTGTAGCGCCGCGCTCCTCCTCCTAAGCGACGCCAGCGCCCTCGTAGCCTCCAGTATCGCTTTGTCCCAGGTTGACTCGTCCCAGCGCATGGGGGCCCTGGAACGCTCCATGAACGGCGAGTCCGTGTTCTCCAGGCCTACCTCGTCGCCGTAGTATATGGAGGGGACCCCCTTGTACGTGAAGAGGAAGACCAGGGCGCAGAGGTACTTGTCCCTGTCGCCCACGAGGGATAGGAGCCTGTCCACGTCGTGGTTGTCGAGGAAGTTGTACATCGCGTACTCCCCGGGGCCGTAGTACACGCTTAGAAGCTCGAGCCTGTTGAGGAACTCCTCGGCGGTTATCTCCCGGTAGGCGAAGAACCTGAGAACCGCGTCGTAGAGCAGGTAGTTCATAGCGCCGTGGAACTTGTCGAAGAGCCATATGCGCGCGTCGTCCATGACCTCGCCGAAGAGGTAGACGTCCCCTGGGAGGGTCTCCCTGAACTCCCTCCAAAGCTCGGGGGGCACGCCGTGCGCCACGTCTAGCCTCCAGCCGTCTACCCCCCTGGAGACCCAGTACCTGCCGACGCCGGTTATGAAGCTCCTGACCTCCGGGTTGTCGTGGTTCAGGCGGGGCATCAGCCATACGTCGAAGAAGCTCTCGTACCTCCGCGGGTACTTCTTCAGCTCGTGCCGCGGCGCCCCGGACCTCAGGGCTTCGAGGAACTCCCGCGGGACGACGGGGAAGCCCAGCACCCTGTAGAAGCCCTTGTACCGCGACTCCTCCCCCTTCTCCACGAGGTCCTGGAAGTACGGGTGAAAGAAGCTCGTGTGGTGGAAGACTCCGTCCAGTACTACCCTCATCCCCCTCTTCTTCAGCTCCGCGAGGAGCCTCCCGAACGCCTCGTCCCCGCCGAGCCTGCCGGCTACGCGGTAGTAGTCCACGACGTCGTAGCCGTGGTAAGTCGTGGACTCGAAGATGGGGGTAAGGTACAGCGCGTTCGCCCCCAGCCCCGAGACGTGGTTTAGCCTTTCGGCTATCTCTTCGAGGCCTCCCTCCGCGAACCTGTCCGGCATAATCTGGTAGAACACGCTTCCGTACACCCACTCCGGCACCCGGATAAGGCTTTCCAGGGACTTGACGTCTACGGAGAACTCCCCGTAGCGGTGGAGCCTCCCTCCCCCGAGAACCTCAAAGTAGTAGGATACCTCCCCGCCCGCCTCGAGGCTCGCCTCGTAGTAGTCGAATACCTCGTCGCGGGCCTTCAGCCTCATCTCCAGCCTCCTGCCGTCGACAACCAAGAAAGCCTTCTGGAGGCTCCCCCTGAGCGCCCTGAGCCTAACGAAGAGCACGCCCCCGAAGGGGTAAACGTAGGTCAAGCTCGGGTAGTGGTACAATGCCTCCTCGCAGAAGCCGTTGCAGGACGCCGGGTCGAAGCCAAGGAGCTTAGCCACGCTAACCCTCTCCTCAAACTTGTAAGCCCTCCTCGAGTAGACGGTGGTCTCGGGGTTCTCCGGGTCGACCGCGCGCCTACCCCCCAGCGAGAAGAGGTAGTACCAGACCCCCTCGGGTAGCTCTACCTCGACGACCCACCTGTCGCCCGCGCCCCGCATCCTGAAGCTTCCCTCGTTAAACGCGTTGAAGTTGCCGAGCAGGTAGGCGTACTCCCCCTCCCTCGGGGCGCTGAACTCCGCCTTCACAACCCTGCCGAGGTAGACGTCGTCCCTGAAGCCTAGAACCCTGTACACGCCTGCCCACCGCGCAGAAGCATCCCCGATTGCTTATAAGAATGCCGTATTTCGGCGCGTTTATCCCCGGCGGCGTCGGGGCGCAGGCTCCTCACGGGTCAGCCGTCTCCTCCCTCCTCACCCCTCGGCCCCGCGGGGTCAAGCAATACACCGGGCGGGGCGCCTTAAGCTTTACGCGCTAGAACTCCTCGTAAACGTCGATAAACCTCTTGTACCACTCCTCGAACTCCCTGGGCGTAGCCACGTGTAGCTCTACAGGGTCCCTGAAGCCCAGCCTTTCGTATATCTTCGCCGCGACCTCGGCTCTGCTCAGCGCGTCGACAGCCTTCTCGGTTACCACGAGGACGTCTACGTCGCTGTCTACCCTGTAGTCACCCCTAGCCGCCGAGCCGAAGAGTATCACCCTGCAGTCCCTGTCCACCTCCTCGACGCAGATCCTCTTGATCAGCCTCGCGTAGTCCCTCGCGTGGGCGAGGATCTCCCTCCTCCTACTCCAGTTCTCAAAGAACTTTGAGAGCATCCAGGATCGTATACGCTATACGAGCCTTAATTACCTTTACCCCTTCACAACCCACGGCGCAGTCAGTAGAGTAGTGTAACTCTCCTAGCGAGGCGCTATCAAGCACCCCGCCGTTCTACGTCTGCGTACCGGGCCCTCCGATGCTCCCGTGAGCTAACCTTAAGAGCATGGAGCCCGGTATACAGTTGCCGGGTGATGAGCCTCGATTCCGGGGGCACGGCGGGTGCCCGGCCGCTGTCCCCGGCTGACGGGAGGCGCTACAGCTTCTCGAGCCTCTCGGCTACGTAGCCGTAGCACGGGGAGCCGGCGTGCGGTACGAGCTCGTCGCCCACGACGTGCACCACCCTGAAACCCCTGGCTACCAGCGCGTCCGCCACGAACTGCCTGTGGCAGTGCTCGGGCTTCCTCTCCCTGCACAGCAGGAGCGGCCTCAGCCCCCTCGACGCCATCTCCCCGATCCTCGAGAGGGCCGCCAGAGCCCCGGGGTCCGAGACCAGGTAGGCAACGTATACCCGGAAGGTCGGGGAGTCCGTGCACGGGGCCTCGCCGAGCTCTCCGCGCCGCCTAGCCATGCCTAGCGCTCCTAGCTCGCCCATCCACTCGTAGCCGACGCCTGCCTCCGCGAGCCACGCGGACAGCTTGTCGCCCGAGAAGAACTCCACCTTCGACCTAGGGTACCTCCTCACGTCCACCACGACCCTCACGCCCAGCGAGAAGACTTTCTCCGCGAAGCGCTCCGGGCTCAGCCCCCCGTAGCCCAGGGTGTAAACCTCGCCCACGCGCCACTCATCCCGGCGAAACGTATATGGCTTACTCCCGCCTTTCCCCTAGCGGCGATGAAGAGGGAAGTTTCAGCCGAGGCATGAGGCCTAGCCCCACCACTGAGCCGCGCAGCTTAGCGTGCCTAAAAGTTTTCACAGGAAATTAGGCAAGAAGTTTCAACGCCCGTCAGCCTTAATAGTGCGCCCCCATGGTATATTATGGGCGTGAGGTGTGGAGAGGTACGCGGACATAGTCCAGGAGTTGAAGCGGCTGCGGAGGTCGAGGAGGAGGATAAAGTTCATAGGGTACATCAGGAAGACAGGGAGAACTGCTAGCTACGTGAGGGTAGATGGGGATAAGGGTAAGGGTTAGGATAGTGGTGGGGGAGCGATCTCTCGAAACGTCTGCCCTGCTGAACTCGGGCTTCGAGAGCGATGAGCCCGACGTGTGCATACCCGTCGCCCTGGCGAGGAGGCTCGGTTTATGGCCGCCGCAGGAGGTGAGGGGCGAGGATGCCTTTACGGCGGGAGGCGAGGTGACGCTCTACGTTCTCAGCGCCCAGGCCCGCATCCAGCTACTGGCTGGCGGCGAGGTGAAGAGTGAGGCCGCGTGCGTGCTGGTAGTGAACCCTTACGTGGACGAGGTCTTGCTCAGCGACTACGTTATGGACGAGCTCGGCGTAGTAGCTTTGAGCTTCAGGAGGGGTCTCTGGAGGCACGCTAGCGATCCCCCCTCGACCGTCAGGGAGAGCGAGAAACCCGAGTACTGGTAGCCCCTCCGCGCGACGGTAAGGAAAACTAGATAAAATGGTTTCCTTCAACTGGTGTGATGTCCCAGCAGGTTTACGCCGTGGAGGCTGTCGACCTCTACAAGAGCTACGGGGATACCTGGGCTCTCAACGGGCTTACGATGAGGATTGGTCCGGGCGAGATCTACGGGCTCTTGGGGCCGAACGGGGCCGGGAAGACTACTACGCTGAAGATCCTGGCGGGGTTGCTTAAGCCGTCGAGGGGCTACGCCAGGATCTACGGCGTGGAGGTCTCCAGTAGGCGCGTCGAGGCGTTGAGGCTCGTCGGCTATGTGCCGGAGAACCCCGTCGTCTTCCAGAACTTGACTGTAGAGGAGTTCCTGAGGTTCGTCGCGGCGCTTAGGGGGCTTGACTGGCGCGAGGTTTCGGGCGACGCCGAGTACTACCTCGAGGTCTTCGGGCTTGCCGGTAGGAAGGACTCCTTCATGGGCGAGCTGTCTAGGGGGATGGTGCAGAAGGTCCTGGTCTCCGCGGCGTTCCTGGTTAGGCCGAAGGTCCTCCTGATGGACGAGCCGACGGCCGGGATGGACCCCGAGTCCCAGCACGTGTTCAAGGAGGAGGTTAGGAGGCTCTCGTCGAAGGGTGTGACGTCGCTGATCTCGAGCCACCAGCTCGACTCCGTGGAGAGGCTCTGCACCCGCGTGGGGATAATCTACAAGGGTAGGCTGATCGCGGAGGGAACCGTGGAGGAGCTCAAGAGCAGGGTCTCCGAGAAGCCCGGGAGCACGCTCGAGGAGGCCTTCCTGAAAATAGTGAAGTCGGGGGAGTCCGGGGGGTAGGCGTGGACCCCGCCAAGGCGCTCGCGCTCTTCAAGTACCTCGTGAAGAACGACGTGGTCAACCCGTTGCTTAAGCCTTTCCGCAGGAGGATGTGGGTTCTCAAGCTACTCTTAGCGGTGCTTATTGCCCTGCTGGTAGCACTGGTGCTCCTCCCCAAAGTCGGGGCCCCGCAGAAGACCGGCGAGACGTCAGGAGCTGGGCAGATACGCGGCTTCCTGCGCTCGCTGGGTCTCGACAAGGAAAAGCTGATAGACATTCTCAGCGCGCTCACGCTCCTGTACCCGCTCGCGAGCATAGCCTTCATGCGCCCGCTAGCTCCAGGGAGGCGGGACGCCGTGCTCATAGTCAGAGAGGCAGAGTACGAGCTCGTGCTCTCGCAGCCCGTAGGCATGGACACGTACATCGCTGGACACGCCCTCTTCGACGTAGCCGCGTCCGCCCTGCCGATAATCAGCCTCGCCGGCCTTATACCCCTCGCCCTCGACGTAAGCGGGGGCTCTGCGAAGGCTTTCCTTCTACCACTCTCGGCACTCCTTCAGGTGCTTTTCCTCTCGTACTTACGCTTATCAGTCGGAGTGTTGCGGAAAGCGCTCAGCTCCAAGGGCTGGACTCTCCCGGCTAGGAGTATAGCCGCGGCGTACGCCGTGGGAGGAGTCGCACACTCCCTGGTCGAGGGTCGCGTATCGCCGCTACTCTCGCTACCCCTTAGGCCCGTCTGGGAGTGCGTTATCTACCCGTTTACCCGCGCGGAGACTGTGGCGGACCTCCTGCTAGCCTTAGCGGAGACCGCGCTGGTAACGCTTCTCTTGTTCGCTGCCGCGGTACGGCTGAGCGTGTACGTATCCCCCGAGGACGTGCTACCGCTGGAATACTTGTTCAGGGAGGCCTCCTCGAGGAAAGGGATAGCGCGGGGGCCTAGCCTCGACTTCAGCTCCCCGGAGTCCGCGGTTAAGTCCTTCGTGCTCCGGAGGAGCTTGCTGAGCCCCGGACACCTCAAGGGCTTCTCGGTTCTCCTCGCCGCCTCGGTAGCCGTGGCGCTGGTAGCTGTGAGATTGCTGGGCCCGCTGAAGGGGGAGGCGCTAATGCTTGTACCCGTGTTTCTGGTCTATATGGCGATGATCCCGCTCTTTGGCTTTCTCTCCCAGAAGCTCGCGGAGGATGTCCAGGCGTACTGGGTCTACAGGGTGTACTCGGCGAGCATGGAGCACGTTGCAGGCGCCCTCCTGGTGAAGTACGCTGTCCACATGGCCGAGGGAGCCCTCGTAGTCTCGGCTGTCCACGCTGTTCTGGCGTGGAGCCCCTTGCCCCTCTTGCTACCCCTGGTGGCGGCGCCCGGCTTCGTTGTGACAGGATTTCTGTCGCTGGCGTCCACGCTTTACTTCGCCTCGAAGAGGAAGGTCGTGAGGTACTCGTACGGCGGTACCACGGTGCTGGAGGGCCTCGCCTCAGGCGCGGTGATGGTCATTACGATCGTATTCCTGATACTCCTCGAACTCGCCTTCTACCTCTTCACGTCGCTCAACGCCTGGAGCTGGGCTTCTGTCCTCTCGGCAGCCTCCGTCGCGACTTCGGCGCTTCTCTACGCCCTGCTCAAACGCGCGCTGTCCGAGATGGCGGAGGAGTACGACGTAGCAACCTAGCCTTCGCAGCGCGCTGCGCCGCCTTCAGAGACCCTCTCCAACCTGTCTGCGAGCGTCCTCAGGTACGCTATACCCTCTTTGAGTAGCCTCCGCCCCCGCTCGGTTATGCGGTAGTACTTCCTCCTGTCCCTGTAGTAGCCCTCTATGAAGCCCTCCGCTTCCAGCTTGCCCGTAACCACGTAGAACACGACCTTTCCGGCGTCGACCCCGAAGTCCTCCAGGACTGCCCTGCGCAACGCGTAGGGGTAGCAGTCCCCCTTGGCGAGCTCTGCGAGAACGTAGAGCCAGAGGTTCTCCACGCCCGTCTTCTCCCTCAGCCTCCTCATCGGCTTCGAGTCTACCTCCACGCCCGCGAGAACGCGCTAGGGTTTAAAAACCTTGAGAGCCTTTGTTTACCCATGCTCTACGGGGATTTGAGAAGAGAGGTTGCGGACGCCTTCAGGCGGCTCGAGGAGCTCGGGCTGAACTGGGGGTACAGCGGGAATATCAGCGTGCGCGCGGGGCAGGGCGTCTACGTCGTGTCGCCGAGCGGCGTCTTGAAGTCGAAGCTTAGGCCCGAGGACGTCCTCGTCGTCCGGGAGGACGGGTCGGTGGTCGACGGCAGGGGGAAGCCCTCCGTGGAGTTTAAGACCCACCTGGCGGTCTACAGGGCGAGGCGGGACGTGAACGCGGTTGTCCACGCGCACCCCGTCTACTCCGGCGTCCTGGCGGCGCTGAGGGTGGGGCTTAAGCCCGTGCTGGAAGAGCTCGTACTGTACCTCGGCGGGCCGATAGAGGTCGCGGAGTACGCCCCTCCCGGCACCGAGGAGCTCGCGAGGAACGTCGTTAAAGCTCTGGGCGACAGGTGCGCGGTCTTAATGGCTAACCACGGGGCGCTCGCCTGCGGCTCCACGCTCGAGGAGGCTATAGCAAACCTGGGGTACCTGGAGAGGGCGGCGAAGGTGGCCGTGTACTCCCGCATCCTCGGCACTCCGTTCGAGCTACCGGAGGAGACTGTGGAGCTGGAGAGGAGGCTCTACCTCGAGAGGAGGTTCGGGAAGGCCTAGGCTACTTCACGACGAGGACCGGTACCTTCGACTCGGAGACTATCTTGCTGGAAACGCTTCCGATGAAGATACGCTTCCAGAGGGACAGCCCCCTGGACCCCGTGACTATCAGGTCCGCCTTGACCTCCTCGGCGTACCTCAGGATCTCCGAGGCTGGGTCCCCTTCCAGCACGTCTCCCTCCGCGTCTACGCCCCTGCTCTGCGCAAGCCTTAAGCACTCCCTGACGTCTACGCTAGCCTTCGACTTTATCTCGGCTATAACCCTGCCGACGTCGAGGGAGGGAACCTCCCTTAGGCTCGACGTGAGGGACTTCGAGTCGACGACTTCGACTACGAACAGCTTGGCCCCGTACTTGGAGGCTAGGTCTACGGCTACTTCGAGCGCTTTCCTCGCGTGCTCCGACCCGTCGTAGGCGACGAGTATCCTCGCGAACATGCCTCCTTCGTTGCTAAACCAGCTTATACGCTTTCCGGGGATGAAGCCGTAAAAGTTGCAGTGAGGTAGCCGCGAAAGCCGAAACGTTTACGGTGGAGGCACAGGCTTTAGCCCGTGCGACTCCCACAGCTTCGAGTAGACTGCGTCCAGTCTTCGGAGCGCGTCGCCGTCGAGGAGTGGCGGCTTGTGCTCGGCGAGTATCCTCTCTACCTCTCTGTGCGCCAGCTCGGCTAGCGGCACTCCCGTCGAC encodes:
- a CDS encoding class II aldolase/adducin family protein, which codes for MLYGDLRREVADAFRRLEELGLNWGYSGNISVRAGQGVYVVSPSGVLKSKLRPEDVLVVREDGSVVDGRGKPSVEFKTHLAVYRARRDVNAVVHAHPVYSGVLAALRVGLKPVLEELVLYLGGPIEVAEYAPPGTEELARNVVKALGDRCAVLMANHGALACGSTLEEAIANLGYLERAAKVAVYSRILGTPFELPEETVELERRLYLERRFGKA
- a CDS encoding ABC transporter ATP-binding protein: MSQQVYAVEAVDLYKSYGDTWALNGLTMRIGPGEIYGLLGPNGAGKTTTLKILAGLLKPSRGYARIYGVEVSSRRVEALRLVGYVPENPVVFQNLTVEEFLRFVAALRGLDWREVSGDAEYYLEVFGLAGRKDSFMGELSRGMVQKVLVSAAFLVRPKVLLMDEPTAGMDPESQHVFKEEVRRLSSKGVTSLISSHQLDSVERLCTRVGIIYKGRLIAEGTVEELKSRVSEKPGSTLEEAFLKIVKSGESGG
- a CDS encoding DUF488 family protein; this encodes MGEVYTLGYGGLSPERFAEKVFSLGVRVVVDVRRYPRSKVEFFSGDKLSAWLAEAGVGYEWMGELGALGMARRRGELGEAPCTDSPTFRVYVAYLVSDPGALAALSRIGEMASRGLRPLLLCRERKPEHCHRQFVADALVARGFRVVHVVGDELVPHAGSPCYGYVAERLEKL
- a CDS encoding glycoside hydrolase family 13 protein; the encoded protein is MYRVLGFRDDVYLGRVVKAEFSAPREGEYAYLLGNFNAFNEGSFRMRGAGDRWVVEVELPEGVWYYLFSLGGRRAVDPENPETTVYSRRAYKFEERVSVAKLLGFDPASCNGFCEEALYHYPSLTYVYPFGGVLFVRLRALRGSLQKAFLVVDGRRLEMRLKARDEVFDYYEASLEAGGEVSYYFEVLGGGRLHRYGEFSVDVKSLESLIRVPEWVYGSVFYQIMPDRFAEGGLEEIAERLNHVSGLGANALYLTPIFESTTYHGYDVVDYYRVAGRLGGDEAFGRLLAELKKRGMRVVLDGVFHHTSFFHPYFQDLVEKGEESRYKGFYRVLGFPVVPREFLEALRSGAPRHELKKYPRRYESFFDVWLMPRLNHDNPEVRSFITGVGRYWVSRGVDGWRLDVAHGVPPELWREFRETLPGDVYLFGEVMDDARIWLFDKFHGAMNYLLYDAVLRFFAYREITAEEFLNRLELLSVYYGPGEYAMYNFLDNHDVDRLLSLVGDRDKYLCALVFLFTYKGVPSIYYGDEVGLENTDSPFMERSRAPMRWDESTWDKAILEATRALASLRRRSAALQRGAFEPVRFEGGLLVYRRRLGDESILVAINYSESEAVLEEPAQSVLFRSGSVKEKLLGPFSSVVAGDR
- a CDS encoding PadR family transcriptional regulator, giving the protein MEVDSKPMRRLREKTGVENLWLYVLAELAKGDCYPYALRRAVLEDFGVDAGKVVFYVVTGKLEAEGFIEGYYRDRRKYYRITERGRRLLKEGIAYLRTLADRLERVSEGGAARCEG
- a CDS encoding universal stress protein, which translates into the protein MFARILVAYDGSEHARKALEVAVDLASKYGAKLFVVEVVDSKSLTSSLREVPSLDVGRVIAEIKSKASVDVRECLRLAQSRGVDAEGDVLEGDPASEILRYAEEVKADLIVTGSRGLSLWKRIFIGSVSSKIVSESKVPVLVVK
- a CDS encoding nucleotidyltransferase domain-containing protein, whose translation is MLSKFFENWSRRREILAHARDYARLIKRICVEEVDRDCRVILFGSAARGDYRVDSDVDVLVVTEKAVDALSRAEVAAKIYERLGFRDPVELHVATPREFEEWYKRFIDVYEEF